The Scomber japonicus isolate fScoJap1 chromosome 9, fScoJap1.pri, whole genome shotgun sequence genome includes a region encoding these proteins:
- the ch25hl3 gene encoding cholesterol 25-hydroxylase-like protein → MNVTSTVHGEPCEPVLQPLWQYMKAGQEEILLSPYLLASFGFLTHVLLCAPFLVLDALGSVCERVQGWRIAAGSGPPPPLRRWYDCFWRLLFKYLTTILPATAVVQMLRSPNLPDLAPSCWQLFVEVFACFLLFDTLFYIWHIMMHRVPWLYRNIHQLHHQHQIPFALAAQDASSPELLSQLLLALGCASVVGCHPMSEALFHLLNSWLAVEDHCGYDLPWGLHRLLPCLGGAPYHQAHHSLYSWNYAPYFTHWDRLFGTYYATVMDSRTENIHQLHHQHQIPFALAAQDASSPELLSQLLLALGCAWVVGCHPMSEALFHLLNSWLAVEDHCGYDLSWGLHRLLPCLGGAPYHQAHHSLYSWNYAPYFTHWDRLFGTYYATVMDSRTE, encoded by the exons ATGAATGTTACATCCACAGTGCATGGAGAGCCATGTGAGCCTGTCCTGCAGCCGCTATGGCAGTACATGAAAGCAGGACAGGAGGAGATCCTTCTATCTCCATACCTGCTTGCGTCCTTTGGGTTTCTGACGCACGTCCTCCTTTGCGCACCTTTCCTGGTGCTGGACGCTCTCGGCAGCGTGTGTGAAAGGGTTCAGGGGTGGAGGATCGCTGCAGGTTCGggaccaccaccacctctccgCCGATGGTACGACTGTTTTTGGAGGCTTCTGTTCAAATATCTGACCACCATCCTCCCTGCAACCGCCGTGGTTCAGATGCTGCGGAGCCCCAACTTGCCTGACCTGGCGCCGTCTTGTTGGCAGCTGTTTGTGGAAGTGTTCGCGTGTTTCCTGCTCTTTGACACGCTCTTCTACATATGGCACATAATGATGCACAG gGTTCCCTGGCTGTACAGAAACATCCACCAGCTGCACCATCAGCACCAGATCCCCTTCGCCCTGGCAGCCCAAGATGCCAGCTCCCCTGAGCTGCTCTCTCAGCTGCTGCTGGCTCTGGGCTGTGCTTCGGTGGTGGGCTGCCACCCCATGAGTGAAGCCCTCTTCCACCTTCTCAACAGCTGGCTGGCCGTGGAGGACCATTGCGGCTATGATCTTCCCTGGGGTCTGCACAGACTGCTGCCCTGCCTTGGAGGAGCCCCCTACCACCAAGCCCACCATAGCCTGTACAGTTGGAACTATGCCCCCTACTTCACCCACTGGGACCGCCTCTTTGGCACATACTATGCAACAGTGATGGATTCACGTACAGA AAACATCCACCAGCTGCACCATCAGCACCAGATCCCCTTCGCCCTGGCAGCCCAAGATGCCAGCTCCCCTGAGCTGCTCTCTCAGCTGCTGCTGGCTCTGGGCTGTGCTTGGGTGGTGGGCTGCCACCCCATGAGTGAAGCCCTCTTCCACCTTCTCAACAGCTGGCTGGCCGTGGAGGACCATTGCGGCTATGATCTTTCCTGGGGTCTGCACAGACTGCTGCCCTGCCTTGGAGGAGCCCCCTACCACCAAGCCCACCATAGCCTGTACAGTTGGAACTACGCCCCCTACTTCACCCACTGGGACCGCCTCTTTGGCACATACTATGCAACAGTGATGGATTCACGTACAGAGTGA
- the bmp10 gene encoding bone morphogenetic protein 10, with protein MACIWVSQVGTICSSKTLLLLSSILLLQGPFCLESSPISTAHQRHRPDPGLGDGHGGVVDPSQLEQDGNMNMQSLLESLKEQFLRTFNLSGLGPPSLSPGGTREEPPEYMMELYNRFANDHSAMPTANIIRSFKNEDSSPSAVGVEGVRRHPLLFNVSVPHHERITAAELRLYTLVQTDRHLYAGVDRKVTIYGLESHEGDDNTTDENAERGDGFRGGGGEHIELVELASRQVYGTDNGWEAFDLTAAVQRWRKSDYGTTHRLEVHIASMANEDNVQGMTEDNKEEDPHEGDMKIDTSPEEKHKPLLIVFSDDQSNDHRDDKRELNEMIEHETSNMVLQNDLGMGLNGLWAEMGRDGDDGGEEAEPDEEDLIQMRSNLIYDTASRIRRNAKGNHCKKQSLYVEFKDIGWDSWILAPTGYDAFECTGICSFPLTKHVTPTKHAIVQTLININSPQKAARACCVPTKLDPISLLYLDDTGVVTYKYKFEGMVVAECGCR; from the exons ATGGCGTGCATTTGGGTCTCTCAAGTGGGAACCATTTGCAGCTCCAAGACTTTGCTCTTGTTGTCTTCCATCCTGCTGCTCCAGGGGCCTTTCTGTTTAGAGAGCAGCCCCATCTCCACCGCCCATCAGAGACATCGACCTGATCCAGGGCTGGGAGACGGACATGGAGGGGTGGTGGATCCTTCACAGTTGGAGCAGGATGGCAACATGAACATGCAGAGTCTGCTGGAGAGCCTGAAGGAACAGTTTCTGCGGACATTCAACCTGTCTGGATTGGGTCCTCCTTCACTGTCTCCTGGAGGCACACGAGAGGAGCCGCCTGAGTATATGATGGAGCTCTACAATCGCTTTGCTAATGACCACAGTGCCATGCCCACTGCCAACATAATCCGCAGCTTCAAAAATGAAG ATTCATCTCCCAGTGCTGTAGGTGTTGAAGGAGTGAGGCGCCACCCACTCCTCTTCAATGTGTCAGTCCCCCATCATGAACGTATCACAGCAGCCGAACTCCGCCTCTACACCCTTGTCCAGACTGACCGTCACCTATATGCTGGTGTTGACCGCAAGGTCACTATCTATGGACTGGAATCGCATGAAGGGGATGACAACACGACAGATGAGAatgcagagagaggagatggatttagaggtggtggaggagagcACATAGAGCTGGTGGAGTTGGCTTCTCGACAGGTCTATGGCACTGATAATGGCTGGGAGGCATTTGATCTCACTGCAGCTGTTCAACGCTGGCGCAAATCTGATTATGGTACCACGCATCGGTTGGAAGTGCACATTGCCAGCATGGCAAACGAAGATAATGTTCAAGGTATGACAGAGGACAACAAAGAGGAGGATCcacatgaaggagacatgaagaTTGACACTAGCCCCgaggaaaaacacaaacctCTGCTAATCGTTTTCTCTGATGACCAAAGCAATGATCACCGTGATGACAAGCGTGAACTGAATGAGATGATTGAACATGAAACCTCGAACATGGTTCTCCAGAATGACTTGGGGATGGGCCTGAATGGACTGTGGGCTGAGATGGGCAGGGATGGGGATGACGGAGGTGAAGAAGctgagccagatgaggaggacCTGATCCAAATGCGCTCCAATCTGATCTACGACACAGCTTCCCGCATTCGTCGTAATGCCAAAGGAAACCACTGCAAGAAACAATCCCTGTATGTAGAGTTCAAGGATATTGGGTGGGATAGTTGGATTCTGGCACCAACTGGTTATGATGCCTTTGAGTGCACTGGCATTTGTTCCTTCCCACTGACAAAGCACGTCACACCTACCAAGCATGCCATTGTCCAGACACTGATCAACATCAACAGCCCTCAAAAGGCAGCACGAGCGTGTTGTGTGCCCACCAAGCTGGATCCCATCTCTCTGCTGTACTTGGATGACACAGGCGTGGTCACCTACAAGTACAAGTTTGAAGGCATGGTGGTGGCTGAGTGTGGCTGCAGATAG